The following coding sequences are from one Clostridioides difficile ATCC 9689 = DSM 1296 window:
- a CDS encoding AAA family ATPase, with product MKIAITGKGGVGKTTFSSMLSRMFAEDGYRVVAVDADPDANLALALGFPKEVYESIVPISEMKKLVSDRTAASVGSFGKMFKMNPKVDDIPENFCKEYNGVRLLTLGTVDSGGTGCVCPEHVLLKRLCSHLILQNKDVVVMDMEAGIEHLGRGTAQGVDAFIVVVEPGERSLQTYRKVKKLGHDIGVNKVFVVGNKIRNKEDEEFIIQNLEDGESLGFIYYNQDVIDSDRANQSPYDSSETTKEQIKAIKDKLMSLKDK from the coding sequence ATGAAGATAGCAATAACAGGTAAAGGTGGAGTAGGTAAAACGACTTTTTCTTCAATGCTCTCTAGGATGTTTGCTGAAGACGGATACAGAGTTGTTGCTGTTGATGCCGACCCTGATGCTAATTTAGCTTTAGCACTAGGTTTTCCAAAAGAAGTATATGAATCAATAGTACCTATATCAGAAATGAAAAAATTAGTTTCAGATAGAACAGCTGCTTCTGTAGGTTCATTTGGAAAAATGTTTAAGATGAATCCTAAAGTAGACGATATCCCTGAAAATTTCTGTAAAGAATACAATGGAGTAAGATTACTTACATTGGGAACCGTAGATTCTGGTGGTACTGGATGTGTATGTCCAGAGCATGTTCTTTTGAAGAGACTCTGCTCACATTTAATACTACAAAATAAAGATGTAGTCGTTATGGATATGGAAGCAGGAATTGAACACTTAGGAAGAGGAACAGCCCAAGGTGTAGATGCTTTTATAGTAGTTGTAGAACCAGGAGAGAGAAGTCTACAGACTTATAGAAAAGTTAAGAAACTTGGACATGATATAGGTGTAAATAAAGTATTTGTAGTAGGAAATAAAATTAGAAATAAGGAAGATGAAGAATTTATAATCCAAAACTTAGAAGATGGAGAATCTTTAGGATTTATTTATTATAACCAAGATGTTATTGATTCTGATAGAGCCAATCAATCTCCATATGATTCTAGTGAAACAACGAAAGAACAGATTAAAGCAATAAAAGATAAATTAATGTCACTTAAGGATAAATAA
- a CDS encoding formate--tetrahydrofolate ligase, whose product MGFKSDIEIAQEAKPQDIREVAKKLGLGEDDVELYGKYKAKVDYNLLKRETGKKAKLILTTAINPTPAGEGKTTTTIGVADAFAKLDKNVLVALREPSLGPVFGVKGGAAGGGYAQVVPMEDINLHFTGDFHAIGAANNLLAAMLDNHIHQGNALRIDPKKITWRRCVDMNDRQLRNIVDGMGKKGDGAVRQDGFDITVASEIMAAFCLASDISDLKERLGNIIVGYSYEGEPVTARQLKANGAMAALLKDALKPNLVQTLEGTPSFVHGGPFANIAHGCNSVIATRMAMHFADYVITEAGFGADLGAEKFLDIKCRMANLKPDAVIIVATVRALKYNGGVAKADLNNENLEALEKGLPNLLKHVENITQVYGLPAVVAINRFPLDTEAELKLVEDKCKELGVNVALSEVWAKGGEGGIAVAKEVLRLLDEEENNFRFCYEDDLSIKDKINAIATKIYGADGVDYTPEADKEIANLEKLGFTKVPVCMAKTQYSLTDDQTKLGRPTGFRITVRQATISAGAGFIVALTGEIMKMPGLPKVPAAEKIDVDENGVIAGLF is encoded by the coding sequence ATGGGATTTAAATCTGACATTGAAATAGCTCAAGAAGCTAAGCCTCAAGATATTAGAGAGGTTGCAAAAAAATTAGGACTAGGTGAAGATGATGTAGAACTTTATGGTAAATACAAAGCAAAAGTTGACTACAATCTACTAAAAAGAGAGACTGGTAAAAAAGCTAAGTTAATACTAACTACAGCTATAAACCCAACTCCAGCAGGTGAAGGAAAAACTACTACTACTATAGGTGTTGCTGATGCATTTGCTAAACTAGACAAAAATGTATTAGTTGCTTTAAGAGAACCATCTCTAGGACCAGTATTTGGTGTTAAAGGTGGAGCAGCTGGTGGGGGATATGCACAAGTTGTTCCTATGGAAGATATAAACTTACACTTCACAGGAGATTTTCACGCTATAGGAGCTGCTAACAATCTTTTAGCTGCTATGCTTGATAACCATATTCACCAAGGAAATGCACTTAGAATAGACCCTAAGAAAATAACTTGGAGAAGATGTGTAGACATGAACGATAGACAACTTAGAAATATCGTTGATGGTATGGGTAAAAAAGGTGATGGAGCAGTTAGACAAGATGGATTCGATATAACTGTTGCTTCTGAAATAATGGCAGCGTTCTGTTTGGCAAGTGATATATCTGATTTAAAAGAAAGATTAGGAAACATAATAGTTGGATACAGCTACGAAGGTGAACCTGTAACAGCTAGACAATTAAAAGCTAATGGTGCTATGGCTGCATTATTAAAAGATGCTTTAAAACCAAACCTAGTTCAAACTCTTGAAGGAACACCATCATTTGTACACGGTGGACCATTCGCAAATATAGCTCATGGATGTAACTCTGTTATAGCTACAAGAATGGCTATGCACTTTGCAGATTATGTAATAACTGAGGCTGGTTTCGGTGCTGACCTTGGAGCAGAAAAATTCTTAGATATAAAATGTAGAATGGCAAACTTAAAACCAGATGCTGTTATAATAGTTGCTACTGTAAGAGCATTAAAATACAATGGTGGAGTTGCTAAAGCAGACTTAAATAACGAAAACCTAGAAGCTCTTGAAAAAGGACTTCCAAACTTATTAAAACATGTTGAAAACATAACTCAAGTATATGGATTACCAGCAGTTGTTGCAATCAACAGATTCCCACTTGATACTGAAGCTGAACTTAAACTTGTTGAAGACAAGTGTAAGGAATTAGGTGTTAATGTTGCTCTTTCTGAAGTATGGGCAAAAGGTGGAGAAGGTGGAATTGCAGTAGCTAAAGAAGTTTTAAGATTATTGGATGAAGAAGAAAATAACTTTAGATTCTGCTATGAAGATGATTTATCTATAAAAGACAAGATAAATGCTATAGCTACTAAGATTTATGGAGCAGATGGTGTAGATTATACTCCTGAAGCTGATAAGGAAATAGCTAACTTAGAAAAACTTGGATTTACTAAAGTTCCAGTATGTATGGCTAAGACTCAATATTCTTTAACTGATGACCAAACTAAATTAGGTAGACCAACAGGATTTAGAATAACTGTAAGACAAGCAACAATTTCAGCAGGAGCTGGATTTATAGTTGCACTTACTGGAGAAATAATGAAGATGCCAGGATTACCAAAAGTTCCAGCAGCAGAAAAAATAGATGTTGATGAAAATGGAGTAATAGCTGGATTATTCTAA
- a CDS encoding cyclodeaminase/cyclohydrolase family protein: MKIADKTCVDFVEVLSSKEAVPGGGGAAALVGAIGMALGSMVCNLTIGKKKYAEYEESVKEILSKAGKLEKDLLKMIDDDAECFLPLSKAYGLPKETEEEKRIKAETMEKALKVACEVPLNIVRVCYEAIKLHEDLVDKGSRLAISDVGVGVQCLRAAILGGQLNVVININSIQDKEYVNKVKTEVDKLVEDGVKICDEVYAKVEKALGK; this comes from the coding sequence ATGAAAATAGCAGATAAAACTTGTGTTGATTTTGTAGAAGTACTATCTTCCAAAGAAGCAGTACCAGGTGGTGGGGGAGCTGCTGCACTAGTAGGTGCAATAGGTATGGCTTTAGGTAGTATGGTATGTAACCTTACAATAGGGAAGAAGAAGTATGCTGAGTATGAAGAAAGTGTAAAAGAGATATTAAGTAAGGCAGGAAAGTTAGAAAAAGATTTATTAAAAATGATAGATGATGATGCAGAATGTTTCTTACCATTATCAAAAGCTTACGGGCTTCCTAAAGAAACAGAAGAAGAAAAAAGAATAAAAGCAGAAACAATGGAAAAGGCATTAAAAGTTGCTTGTGAAGTACCATTAAACATAGTAAGAGTTTGCTATGAAGCTATTAAGTTACATGAAGATTTAGTTGATAAAGGTTCAAGACTTGCTATAAGTGATGTTGGTGTAGGAGTTCAGTGTTTAAGAGCTGCTATACTTGGTGGACAATTAAATGTAGTTATAAATATAAATTCTATACAAGATAAAGAATATGTTAATAAGGTAAAAACAGAAGTAGATAAGTTAGTTGAAGATGGTGTAAAAATTTGTGATGAAGTTTATGCCAAAGTTGAAAAAGCTCTTGGAAAATAA
- a CDS encoding bifunctional 5,10-methylenetetrahydrofolate dehydrogenase/5,10-methenyltetrahydrofolate cyclohydrolase, producing the protein MEGMSTKGQIIKGKPVADKISEELIKEVDLLVKEGINPKLTIVRVGARSDDLSYERGALKRCQNIGITTEVLELAEDITQEEYIDVLKRVNDDKNVNGILCFRPLPKHLNEEVIKYVIAPEKDVDCFSPINSAKVMEGDKSGFPPCTPTAVVEILKHYNVDLKGSKVTVLGRSMVVGKPVSMLLLSEHATVTICHSKTKNLSGVAAEADVLIAAIGRAKMVDESFVKDGAVVIDVGINVDEEGNLCGDVDTNAVLDKVSMITPVPAGVGSVTTSILAKHVVKACKLQNNK; encoded by the coding sequence ATGGAAGGAATGTCAACTAAAGGACAAATTATAAAAGGAAAACCTGTAGCTGATAAAATTAGTGAAGAATTAATAAAAGAAGTCGATTTACTAGTTAAAGAAGGTATAAATCCTAAACTAACAATAGTTAGAGTTGGGGCAAGAAGTGATGATTTATCTTATGAAAGAGGAGCACTAAAGAGATGTCAAAACATAGGTATAACAACAGAAGTGTTAGAGTTAGCTGAGGATATAACACAAGAGGAATATATTGATGTATTAAAGAGAGTTAATGATGACAAAAATGTTAATGGTATATTATGTTTTAGACCTCTTCCAAAACACTTAAATGAAGAAGTTATAAAATATGTTATTGCACCGGAAAAAGACGTAGATTGTTTTAGTCCAATAAACTCTGCTAAGGTAATGGAAGGGGATAAAAGTGGATTTCCACCATGTACACCTACAGCAGTAGTTGAGATATTAAAACACTATAATGTTGATTTAAAAGGAAGTAAGGTAACAGTTCTCGGAAGATCAATGGTAGTTGGAAAGCCAGTATCAATGCTTTTATTAAGTGAACACGCAACTGTTACAATATGTCATTCAAAAACTAAAAATCTATCAGGTGTAGCAGCAGAGGCAGACGTGCTAATAGCAGCTATTGGTAGAGCTAAGATGGTTGATGAAAGTTTTGTTAAAGATGGAGCGGTAGTTATAGACGTTGGTATAAATGTTGATGAAGAAGGAAATTTATGTGGAGATGTTGATACAAATGCAGTTTTAGACAAAGTATCAATGATAACTCCAGTTCCAGCGGGGGTTGGTTCAGTTACAACATCTATACTTGCAAAACATGTAGTTAAGGCTTGTAAATTACAAAACAATAAATAG
- a CDS encoding methylenetetrahydrofolate reductase C-terminal domain-containing protein, translating into MIISENKPLEEVLGYLKDFDKLVLVGCNQCAATCKSGGEEEVLKMKETLEGEGKKILGYVMLDPACNLLKSKKDLKALKEETKEADAVLSLACGDGTQTIVKNLKDKPVYPANNTLFIGEVQRVGEYEEACKACGDCELGWTGGICPVTMCAKGLMNGACGGAKNGKCEVNSENDCAWIKIYERLEAIGQLDNLAEIRPPKDYSKQNNPRSLSAKKKKEAAANS; encoded by the coding sequence ATGATAATTTCTGAAAATAAACCATTAGAAGAAGTGCTAGGGTACTTAAAAGATTTTGACAAGCTGGTTTTAGTTGGTTGTAATCAATGTGCAGCAACTTGTAAAAGTGGTGGGGAAGAAGAAGTTTTAAAAATGAAGGAAACTCTTGAAGGTGAAGGCAAAAAAATCTTAGGATATGTAATGCTTGACCCTGCTTGTAACCTTTTAAAGTCTAAAAAGGATTTAAAGGCTCTAAAAGAAGAGACTAAGGAAGCTGATGCAGTTTTATCTTTAGCATGTGGAGATGGTACACAGACAATAGTTAAGAATTTAAAAGATAAGCCAGTTTATCCAGCCAACAATACTTTGTTTATAGGGGAAGTACAAAGAGTTGGAGAATATGAAGAAGCCTGTAAGGCTTGTGGAGACTGTGAACTTGGTTGGACAGGTGGGATATGTCCAGTAACTATGTGTGCTAAAGGTCTTATGAATGGGGCTTGTGGTGGAGCTAAAAATGGTAAGTGTGAAGTAAACTCAGAGAATGATTGTGCTTGGATAAAGATATATGAAAGACTAGAAGCTATAGGACAATTAGATAACTTAGCAGAAATAAGACCACCAAAAGACTATTCTAAGCAAAATAATCCAAGAAGTTTAAGTGCAAAGAAAAAGAAAGAAGCAGCAGCAAATTCATAA
- a CDS encoding methylenetetrahydrofolate reductase — protein MSLLRETLESGKFAVTTEMAPPKGTDLSHLIECAKPLVGRVHAANVTDFQSAVMRATSLATCKLLKDAGLEPVIQITGRDRNRIAIQGEMLSAGVFGINNLLALTGDHTSVGDHPQAKGVFDLDSVGILQTAETLMAGTDMAGNKLKGSPDFYLGASVTPEYSPIEVQLLKMKKKIKAGAKFFQTQALYDINTMRKFRELTRDMDCKVLAGIVPLKSPGMAKFMTANVPGIFVPDEQIERLRAAGKENWVSEGIKMAGELIKQLKEEDLCDGVHIMAIGAEENIPAILDAAGL, from the coding sequence ATGAGCTTATTAAGAGAAACATTAGAAAGTGGAAAATTTGCAGTTACTACTGAAATGGCTCCTCCAAAAGGGACTGACCTTTCACATTTAATAGAATGTGCAAAGCCGTTAGTTGGAAGAGTTCATGCAGCAAATGTAACAGACTTTCAATCGGCAGTTATGAGAGCAACTTCTCTTGCTACATGTAAATTATTAAAAGATGCTGGATTAGAGCCAGTTATTCAAATAACAGGGAGAGATAGAAATAGAATAGCTATACAAGGAGAAATGTTGTCAGCAGGTGTATTTGGGATAAACAATCTGTTGGCACTAACAGGAGACCATACTAGCGTAGGAGACCATCCACAAGCTAAGGGAGTGTTTGATTTAGATTCTGTGGGGATACTTCAAACTGCTGAGACTTTAATGGCAGGTACGGACATGGCTGGTAATAAGTTAAAAGGTTCTCCAGATTTTTATCTAGGAGCATCAGTAACTCCAGAATATTCTCCAATAGAAGTTCAATTATTAAAAATGAAAAAGAAAATAAAAGCAGGGGCTAAATTTTTCCAAACACAAGCACTTTATGACATAAATACAATGAGAAAGTTTAGAGAATTAACAAGGGATATGGATTGCAAGGTATTAGCAGGAATAGTACCTTTAAAATCACCAGGAATGGCTAAATTTATGACTGCAAATGTACCAGGAATATTTGTTCCAGATGAACAAATCGAAAGATTAAGAGCAGCTGGAAAAGAAAACTGGGTAAGTGAAGGAATAAAAATGGCAGGGGAACTTATCAAACAATTAAAAGAAGAAGATTTATGTGATGGTGTTCATATAATGGCAATTGGGGCAGAAGAGAATATACCTGCTATACTGGATGCCGCAGGTTTATAG
- the lpdA gene encoding dihydrolipoyl dehydrogenase, with the protein MKIVVVGGGPGGYVAAIKASMLGADVTVVEKRRVGGTCLNAGCIPTKALLASSGVLNTVKEAKDFGIEIDGTVKPNFTAIMERKNKVVNQLISGIEFLFEKRGVNLVNGFGKLIDKNTIEVTKDDGTVETIKADKIILANGSVPVVPRMFPYDGKVVITSDEVLGLEEIPESMLIVGGGVIGCEIGQFFRALGTEVTIVEMVDQILLNEDKDVAKQLLRQFKKDKIKVITGIGVQTCEVVDGKAVATLSNGKVIEAQYALVCVGRRPNLDNSGVEDIGIEMERGKVVVNEHLETNVEGIYAIGDIIDTPFLAHVASKEGIVAVENALGKTKVVDYRAIPRCVYTEPEVAGVGKTEKQLEAEGVEYNVGQFDFRGLGKAQAIGHFQGFVKVIADKETDKIIGAAVVGPHATDLLTELSLAVHLGLTVEQVGDAIHPHPSLSEGLMEALHDVHGECVHSVPKL; encoded by the coding sequence ATGAAGATAGTAGTAGTAGGTGGTGGACCAGGAGGATATGTAGCAGCTATAAAAGCTTCTATGCTTGGTGCAGATGTAACAGTTGTTGAAAAAAGAAGAGTTGGAGGAACTTGCTTAAATGCAGGATGTATACCAACTAAAGCACTTCTTGCCTCTTCAGGAGTATTGAATACTGTAAAAGAAGCAAAGGATTTTGGTATAGAAATAGATGGTACAGTTAAGCCAAACTTCACTGCCATAATGGAAAGAAAAAATAAAGTTGTAAACCAATTAATAAGTGGTATAGAGTTCTTATTTGAAAAAAGAGGAGTAAACTTAGTTAATGGTTTTGGAAAATTAATTGATAAAAACACTATAGAAGTAACTAAAGATGATGGAACAGTAGAAACTATAAAAGCAGATAAGATAATACTAGCAAATGGTTCTGTTCCAGTTGTACCAAGAATGTTCCCATATGATGGAAAAGTTGTAATAACTAGTGATGAAGTTCTTGGACTTGAAGAGATACCTGAGTCTATGTTAATAGTAGGTGGTGGAGTTATAGGATGTGAGATAGGGCAGTTCTTTAGAGCCTTAGGAACAGAAGTAACTATAGTTGAGATGGTTGACCAAATACTATTAAATGAAGACAAAGATGTAGCTAAACAACTACTTAGACAATTTAAGAAAGATAAAATTAAGGTTATTACAGGTATTGGAGTACAAACTTGTGAAGTAGTTGATGGTAAGGCTGTTGCAACTCTTTCTAATGGAAAGGTTATAGAAGCACAATATGCATTAGTATGTGTTGGTAGAAGACCTAACCTTGACAATTCTGGAGTAGAAGATATAGGAATTGAAATGGAAAGAGGAAAAGTAGTAGTTAATGAACATCTTGAAACTAATGTAGAAGGTATATACGCAATAGGCGATATAATAGATACTCCTTTCCTAGCACATGTTGCTTCTAAAGAAGGTATCGTAGCAGTTGAAAATGCTTTAGGTAAGACTAAGGTAGTAGATTATAGAGCAATTCCAAGATGTGTTTATACTGAACCTGAAGTTGCTGGTGTTGGTAAGACTGAAAAGCAACTTGAAGCTGAAGGTGTAGAATACAATGTAGGTCAATTTGATTTTAGAGGTCTTGGAAAAGCACAAGCTATAGGACATTTCCAAGGATTTGTAAAAGTTATAGCTGACAAAGAAACTGATAAGATAATAGGTGCAGCAGTAGTAGGACCTCATGCTACAGATTTATTGACAGAGTTGTCACTTGCTGTTCATCTAGGATTAACAGTAGAACAAGTAGGGGATGCAATACATCCACATCCAAGTTTATCTGAAGGGCTAATGGAAGCACTTCATGATGTACATGGAGAATGTGTTCATTCTGTACCTAAATTATAA
- a CDS encoding carbon monoxide dehydrogenase accessory protein CooC, whose product MGYNIAVAGKGGTGKTSLTGLLIDYLVKDKKGPVLVVDADANANINEVLGIEVEATIGEIREEVNQREKLGNAFPGGMTKAQYLQFRLNSIIEEGEGYDLLVMGRSEGEGCYCFVNGILREQVNKISGHYKYLVMDNEAGMEHLSRKVTRHVDTLLLVSDCSRRSIQAVARIRDLAEELKLSVGRILLIVNKVPNGVMNDGVKEEIEKHNLELIGVVPMDELIYEYDSTGIPLVNLPEDSKSKVAMKEIFAKLELK is encoded by the coding sequence ATGGGATACAATATAGCTGTTGCAGGAAAAGGTGGAACTGGTAAAACAAGTCTCACAGGGCTTTTGATTGATTATTTGGTTAAGGACAAAAAGGGACCAGTATTAGTTGTAGATGCTGATGCCAATGCTAACATAAATGAAGTATTAGGTATCGAAGTTGAAGCAACAATAGGAGAAATAAGAGAAGAAGTAAATCAAAGAGAAAAGTTAGGCAATGCATTCCCTGGTGGTATGACAAAGGCACAATATCTTCAATTTAGATTAAATTCTATAATCGAAGAAGGCGAAGGATATGACTTATTAGTAATGGGTAGGTCAGAAGGTGAAGGATGTTACTGTTTTGTAAATGGGATACTTAGAGAACAAGTAAACAAAATATCTGGTCATTACAAATACTTAGTCATGGACAACGAAGCTGGTATGGAACATCTAAGTAGAAAAGTCACTAGACATGTTGATACACTTTTATTGGTTAGTGATTGCTCAAGACGTAGCATACAAGCTGTTGCTAGAATAAGAGATTTAGCTGAGGAACTAAAGTTAAGTGTTGGAAGAATACTTTTGATTGTAAATAAAGTTCCAAATGGAGTTATGAATGATGGTGTTAAAGAAGAAATTGAAAAGCATAACCTAGAGCTAATCGGTGTTGTACCTATGGATGAATTGATATATGAATATGATTCTACAGGTATTCCTTTAGTTAATTTACCTGAAGATTCAAAATCTAAAGTGGCTATGAAAGAAATTTTTGCTAAATTAGAATTAAAATAG
- the acsD gene encoding acetyl-CoA decarbonylase/synthase complex subunit delta, protein MAFKMSTQKYSGKISEVEVGIGEKAIKLGGENVLPFYSFDGEVGNSPKIGIQISDVYPESWTDSYKELYKDVANCPVEWAKYVEANTQADFICLKFDGSDPNGLDKSVDECADVAKAVIEAIKLPLVVAGSGNHEKDGKLFEKLAQTLDGHNCLFMSAVEDNYKGVGASAGMAYAHKVGAESSVDINLAKQLNVLLTQLGVKGENIVMNVGCSAVGYGYEYVASTMDRIRLAAFGQNDKTLQMPIITPVAFEVGHVKEAIAPIEDEPDWGCPEERTIAMEVSTAASVLVGGSNAVILRHPKSIETIKELVNALA, encoded by the coding sequence ATGGCATTTAAAATGTCTACTCAAAAATATTCTGGAAAAATATCAGAAGTTGAAGTAGGAATAGGGGAAAAAGCAATTAAATTAGGTGGGGAAAATGTATTACCTTTTTATAGTTTTGATGGAGAAGTAGGTAATTCTCCAAAAATAGGGATACAAATATCAGACGTTTATCCTGAAAGCTGGACTGATTCATATAAGGAATTATACAAAGATGTAGCTAATTGTCCAGTAGAGTGGGCTAAATATGTTGAAGCTAATACACAAGCAGATTTTATTTGTTTAAAATTTGATGGTTCTGACCCAAATGGATTAGATAAGTCAGTTGATGAATGTGCTGATGTAGCTAAGGCAGTAATTGAAGCAATAAAATTACCTTTAGTTGTAGCTGGTTCAGGAAATCATGAAAAAGATGGTAAATTATTTGAAAAATTAGCTCAAACATTGGATGGACATAACTGCTTATTTATGTCAGCAGTAGAAGATAACTACAAAGGAGTAGGAGCATCAGCTGGTATGGCTTATGCACATAAAGTAGGAGCTGAATCTTCTGTTGATATAAACCTAGCTAAACAATTAAACGTATTGTTAACTCAACTAGGCGTTAAAGGTGAAAATATAGTTATGAATGTTGGATGTTCAGCAGTTGGTTATGGATATGAGTACGTTGCATCTACTATGGATAGAATTAGACTTGCAGCATTTGGTCAAAATGATAAGACATTACAAATGCCTATCATAACACCAGTAGCTTTTGAAGTAGGTCATGTTAAAGAAGCTATAGCTCCAATAGAAGATGAGCCAGATTGGGGTTGTCCAGAAGAAAGAACTATAGCAATGGAAGTTTCAACTGCAGCAAGTGTTTTAGTAGGTGGTTCAAACGCAGTTATACTTCGTCATCCAAAATCAATAGAAACTATAAAAGAATTGGTTAACGCATTAGCTTAA
- the acsC gene encoding acetyl-CoA decarbonylase/synthase complex subunit gamma translates to MALKALDIFKLTPKKNCKDCGFPTCMAFSMKVASGAVEVGKCPHMSDDAIAKLSEATAPLMKALKVGAGASEYELGGETVLFRHEKTLVSRNRYAVSFCTCMSDEAVDAKIANMKKVDYVRIGEQMKVEMAVLEYCGDKDAYLKLIDKIKGSGLEVAYILACDDAQVVKEAVEVLKDARPMVYGATKENYKDMIEVVKGASLPLGVKAGSLEELYETVELIQAAGYKELVLDVTGENIKDTYTNAIQVRRTALKEQDRTFGYPSIVFANRLSNSNPMMEVALSSIFTIKYGSIIVIDDISYAKALPLFALRQNIYTDPQRPMRVEPKIYPINNPDENSPVLVTVDFALTYFIVAGDIERSKVPVWLVIPDAGGYSVLTSWAAGKFGGNSISAFIKESKVEEVTNCKDLIIPGKVAVLKGDIEDNLPGWNVVIGPEESMELPKFLKGYQEKACQTN, encoded by the coding sequence ATGGCATTAAAAGCTTTAGATATATTTAAATTAACACCAAAGAAAAACTGTAAGGATTGTGGATTCCCAACTTGTATGGCTTTCTCTATGAAGGTTGCTTCAGGAGCTGTAGAAGTAGGTAAATGCCCACATATGTCTGATGACGCTATAGCAAAATTATCAGAGGCTACTGCACCTTTAATGAAAGCTTTAAAAGTTGGTGCTGGTGCATCTGAGTATGAACTAGGTGGAGAAACAGTATTATTTAGACATGAAAAAACATTAGTAAGTAGAAATAGATATGCAGTTTCATTCTGTACTTGTATGAGTGATGAAGCAGTAGATGCTAAAATAGCTAACATGAAAAAAGTTGACTATGTAAGAATTGGTGAACAAATGAAAGTTGAAATGGCTGTTTTAGAGTATTGTGGAGATAAAGATGCGTATTTAAAATTAATAGATAAAATAAAAGGCAGTGGATTAGAAGTAGCTTATATTTTAGCTTGTGATGATGCACAAGTAGTTAAAGAAGCTGTTGAAGTATTAAAAGATGCTAGACCAATGGTATATGGAGCAACTAAAGAGAACTACAAAGATATGATAGAAGTAGTTAAAGGAGCAAGTTTACCATTAGGTGTAAAAGCTGGTAGCTTAGAAGAATTATATGAAACAGTTGAATTAATTCAAGCCGCTGGATATAAAGAATTAGTATTAGATGTAACAGGAGAAAACATAAAAGATACTTACACTAATGCTATACAAGTTAGAAGAACAGCTTTAAAAGAGCAAGATAGAACATTTGGATATCCTTCAATAGTATTTGCAAATAGATTATCTAATTCAAACCCTATGATGGAAGTTGCTTTATCATCAATATTCACTATAAAATACGGTTCTATAATAGTAATAGATGATATTAGTTATGCTAAGGCATTACCATTATTTGCACTAAGACAAAACATATACACTGACCCACAAAGACCAATGAGAGTTGAACCAAAGATTTATCCAATCAACAACCCAGATGAAAATTCTCCAGTATTAGTTACTGTTGACTTTGCATTAACTTACTTCATAGTTGCTGGTGATATAGAAAGATCAAAAGTTCCAGTATGGTTAGTAATACCAGATGCAGGTGGATATTCAGTTCTTACATCTTGGGCTGCTGGTAAATTTGGTGGAAACTCAATCTCTGCTTTCATTAAAGAAAGTAAGGTAGAAGAAGTAACTAATTGTAAAGACCTTATCATTCCAGGAAAAGTTGCAGTACTTAAAGGTGATATAGAAGATAACTTACCAGGATGGAATGTAGTTATAGGACCAGAGGAATCTATGGAATTACCTAAGTTCTTAAAAGGATACCAAGAAAAAGCATGCCAAACAAACTAA